The Malus sylvestris chromosome 12, drMalSylv7.2, whole genome shotgun sequence genome contains a region encoding:
- the LOC126592848 gene encoding protein HASTY 1-like isoform X2 codes for MEESSNSVATNVAQAIAVALDWSSTPDARKAAVAFLESIKNGDVRILANTAFLLVKKDWSSEIRLHAFKMLQHLVRLRWDELSSTERRNFANITVGLMSDIASPSEEWALKSQTAALVAEMVRREGLNLWQELFPTLVSLSDKGPIHAELVSMMLRWLPEDITVHNEDLEGDRRRLLLRGLTQSLPEILPLLYTLLERHFGAALSEAGKQQFDLAKQHATTVTATLNAVNAYSEWAPLPDLAKSGIIHGCGFLLSSPDFRLHACEFFKLVSQRKRPIDDTSAPEFDSAMSNIFQVLMNVSKEFLYRSSPGAGVIDESDIEFAEYICESMVSLGSTNLQCIAGDSAVLPLYLQQMLGFFQHFKLALHFQSLNFWLALMRDLMSKTKAVAHSAGDGSDPVDIERRKILSFLNDDMCSTILDVSFQHMLKREKVIHGTAFSLGQLELWSDDVEDKGTFGQYRSKLLELIKLVALYKPLIAGSKVSERIDTIIKTLLLSPMPAQDLVVMESMQSALENVVSTIFDGSNEIAGGHSEVQLELCRMFEGLLQQLLSLKWTEPALVEVLGHYLDAMGSFLKYFPDAVGSVINKLFELLNSLPFVVKDPSTSSARYARLQICTSFIRIAKTADTSVLPHMKAIADTMAYMKREGSLLRGEHNLLGEAFLVMASAAGIQQQQEVLAWLLEPLSQQWTQIEWQNNYLSEPLGLVRLCSETPVMWSVFHTITFFEKALKRSGTRKSQSNLQSNSTESSMPFHPMASHLSWMLPPLPKLFRALHSLWSPTVYQILPGEIKAAMTMSDVEQFSLLGEGNPKLPKGNIAFANGSHISASKEGYVEPNESDIRNWLKGIRDSGYNVLGLATTVGDSFYKCLDSQSVALALVENIYSMEFRHIRLLVHSVLIPLVKFCPVDLWEAWLEKLLLPLFQHSQQALSCSWSSLLHEGRAKVPDAHAILAGLDLKVEVIEEKLLRDLTREICSLLSVTASPQLNAGLPSLEHSGHVHRVDISSLKDLDAYASSSMVGFLLKHKGLALPALQICLEAFTWTDGEAMTKVSSFCSALIGLAVSTNSMELLQFVSKDLFSAIIQGLALESNAFISADLIGHCRDIYIHLCDRDPTPRQILLSLPFIKQHDLLAFEEALTKTSSPKEQKQHMKSMLVLATGNKLKALAVQKSVNVITNVSTRPRSTANTTETRADDGETVGLAAIL; via the exons ATGGAAGAGAGCAGCAACAGCGTGGCTACCAACGTCGCCCAAGCCATTGCCGTAGCTCTCGACTGGAGCTCCACTCCCGACGCCCGCAAAGCAGCCGTTGCATTCCTCGAATCG ATTAAAAACGGAGATGTGCGAATTTTGGCAAACACTGCGTTTCTTCTGGTGAAGAAGGATTGGTCTTCCGAAATTCGGTTGCATGCGTTTAAAATGTTACAG CATTTGGTGCGATTGCGGTGGGACGAACTAAGCTCTACAGAGCGTAGAAACTTTGCAAATATCACTGTTGGTTTAATGTCTGATATTGCAAGTCCTAGTGAGGAGTGGGCATTAAAAAGTCAGACAGCAGCCCTTGTTGCCGAG ATGGTTAGAAGGGAAGGACTAAATCTATGGCAAGAACTGTTTCCAACTCTGGTTTCATTATCCGACAAGGGTCCTATTCAT GCTGAGTTAGTCTCCATGATGCTAAGGTGGCTTCCTGAAGATATTACTGTTCACAATGAAGATTTGGAAG GAGATCGGAGAAGGCTATTGCTGCGGGGGCTGACCCAATCTTTACCTGAGATTTTGCCTTTATTATACACT TTACTAGAGAGGCACTTCGGAGCTGCGTTGAGTGAAGCAGGTAAACAACAATTCGACCTTGCAAAGCAACATGCAACAACAGTAACAGCTACTTTGAATGCTGTTAATGCATACTCTGAATGGGCTCCATTGCCTGATCTTGCTAAATCTGGTATAATTCATGG GTGTGGTTTCTTACTTTCTTCACCTGACTTTCGTCTTCATGCTTGTGAGTTTTTCAAACTTGTTTCCCAAAG GAAGAGACCTATTGATGATACCTCTGCTCCTGAATTTGATTCTGCAATGAGTAATATCTTTCAAGTATTGATGAATGTCTCTAAAGAATTTTTGTACAGATCTAGCCCCGGTGCTGGGGTTATTGATGAAAGCGATATTGAGTTTGCGGAATATATATGTGAAAGTATGGTGTCTTTGGGTTCCACAAACTTGCAATGTATTGCTGGTGATAGCGCCGTGCTACCTCTTTATTTACAACAG ATGCTGGGGTTTTTCCAACATTTTAAGCTAGCTCTTCATTTTCAATCTCTCAACTTTTGGCTG GCACTAATGAGAGACTTGATGTCAAAGACAAAGGCTGTTGCTCACTCAGCTGGAGATGGTTCTGATCCAGTCGATATTGAAAGGAGAAAAATCTTAAGTTTTTTGAATGATGATATGTGTAGTACAATTCTGGATGTATCTTTCCAACACATGCTCAAGAGAGAAAAAGTAATTCACGGGACAGCATTTTCTTTAGGGCAATTGGAATTATGGAGTGATGATGTTGAGGACAAGGGGACTTTTGGCCAGTATCGTTCAAAGTTG TTAGAACTGATCAAGCTGGTTGCTTTGTACAAGCCTCTTATAGCTGGTTCTAAAGTTTCTGAAAGAATTGATACAATCATCAAAACCCTCTTGCTTTCTCCAATGCCTGCTCAG GACTTAGTTGTGATGGAAAGCATGCAGTCGGCTTTAGAAAATGTTGTAAGCACTATTTTCGATGGATCAAATGAAATTGCTGGGGGTCATTCTGAAGTTCAACTTGAACTATGCAGAATGTTTGAAG GTTTGCTTCAGCAGCTTCTTTCTTTGAAGTGGACTGAGCCAGCCCTTGTAGAAGTACTTGGGCACTACTTGGATGCAATGGGTTCATTTTTGAAGTATTTTCCAGATGCAGTGGGCAGTGTCATTAATAAATTATTTGAGCTCCTAAACTCGCTTCCTTTTGTTGTTAAG GATCCATCCACAAGTAGTGCACGGTATGCAAGGTTGCAAATTTGTACATCGTTTATTCGTATAGCCAAAACTGCTGACACAAGTGTTCTGCCTCACATGAAG GCTATAGCCGACACCATGGCGTATATGAAAAGAGAAGGTTCTTTACTTCGTGGTGAACACAATCTTCTAGGTGAAGCGTTTCTTGTCATGGCTTCTGCTGCTGG AATTCAGCAGCAACAAGAAGTTCTGGCCTGGTTACTAGAACCTTTAAGCCAGCAATGGACACAAATTGAGTGGCAAAATAATTATCTATCTGAACCACTTGGTCTTGTTCGTTTGTGCTCCGAGACCCCAGTTATGTGGTCAGTTTTCCACACTATCACATTCTTTGAGAAGGCACTTAAGAGAAGTGGAACCAGAAAATCCCAGTCAAATCTACAAAGCAACTCAACAGAAAGTTCTATGCCCTTTCACCCTATGGCTTCTCATCTATCATGGATGCTGCCACCTCTTCCAAAA CTATTTCGTGCCTTACATTCCCTTTGGTCTCCAACTGTATACCAAATACTACCTGGAGAGATTAAAGCTGCAATGACCATGAGTGATGTTGAGCAATTCAGTCTTCTTGGTGAAGGAAACCCTAAATTGCCAAAGGGTAATATAGCCTTCGCCAATGGATCCCATATTAGTGCAAGTAAGGAAGGATATGTAGAGCCAAATGAATCAGACATACGAAATTGGTTGAAAGGTATTAGAGACAGTGG GTACAATGTATTGGGCCTGGCAACCACTGTTGGGGACTCATTTTACAAATGTTTGGATAGTCAATCTGTTGCCCTAGCCCTGGTGGAGAATATATATTCAATGGAATTCAGGCATATCCGGCTGCTTGTTCATTCAGTTTTGATTCCTTTGGTTAAATTTTGTCCTGTGGATTTGTGGGAGGCATGGTTGGAAAAGCTTTTGCTCCCATTattccaacactcccaacaggctCTTAGTTGCTCCTGGTCCAGTCTTCTACATGAAGGGAGAGCAAAGGTCCCAGATGCCCATGCCATACTTGCGGGGTTGGACTTAAAAGTGGAAGTAATAGAAGAAAAGCTACTTAGGGATCTAACTCGGGAGATTTGTTCACTCCTCTCTGTTACAGCTTCGCCACAGCTAAATGCTGGGCTTCCTTCCTTGGAGCATTCTGGGCATGTTCATCGTGTTGACATATCTTCGCTCAAAGATTTGGATGCATACGCATCAAGCTCCATGGTCGG TTTCCTTTTGAAGCACAAAGGTCTTGCCCTTCCAGCGCTGCAGATATGTTTAGAAGCTTTTACATGGACGGATGGTGAAGCTATGACAAAAGTTTCTTCCTTTTGTTCCGCTTTGATTGGTTTAGCGGTGTCGACAAATAGTATGGAGCTCCTGCAATTTGTTTCTAAGGATCTCTTTTCTGCAATTATCCAAGGTTTAGCCCTTGAGTCAAATGCTTTCATCAGTGCTGATTTGATTGGTCACTGTcgtgatatatatatacatcttTGTGATAGAGATCCAACTCCTAGGCAG ATTCTGCTCTCGCTCCCTTTTATCAAACAGCATGATTTGcttgcttttgaagaagctttgacAAAGACATCTAGTCCCAAAGAACAAAAGCAACATATGAAAAGCATGCTCGTATTAGCTACTGGTAACAAGTTAAAAGCGCTTGCTGTTCAGAAAAGCGTAAATGTCATAACAAATGTATCAA CGAGGCCTCGTAGCACAGCCAACACCACTGAAACCAGAGCGGACGATGGAGAGACTGTTGGACTGGCGGCCATATTGTGA
- the LOC126592864 gene encoding protein HASTY 1-like, translating into MHRCGFLLSSPDFRLHACEFFKLVSQRKRPIDDTYAPEFDSAMSNIFQILMNVSKDFLYRSSPSTRVIDESDIEFAEYICESMLSLGSTNLHCIAGDSAVLPLYLQQMLGFFQHFKAALHLQSLTFSLALMRDLMSKPKAVAHSAGDGSDPVDIEKRKILIFLNDDICSAILDVSFQHMLKREKVIHGIAFSLGHLELWSDDVEDKGTFGQYRSKLVGRFIQASYSWI; encoded by the exons ATGCACAGGTGTGGTTTCTTACTTTCTTCACCTGATTTTCGTCTCCATGCTTGTGAGTTTTTCAAACTTGTTTCCCAAAG GAAGAGACCTATTGATGATACCTATGCTCCTGAATTTGATTCTGCAATGAGTAACATCTTTCAAATACTGATGAATGTCTCCAAAGATTTTTTGTACAGATCTAGCCCCAGTACTAGGGTTATTGATGAAAGCGATATTGAGTTTGCGGAATACATATGTGAAAGTATGTTGTCTTTGGGTTCCACAAACTTGCATTGTATTGCTGGTGATAGCGCCGTGCTACCTCTTTATTTACAACAG ATGCTGGGGTTTTTCCAACATTTTAAGGCAGCTCTTCATCTTCAATCTCTCACCTTTTCGCTG GCACTAATGAGAGACTTGATGTCAAAGCCAAAGGCTGTTGCTCACTCAGCTGGAGATGGTTCTGATCCAGTCGATATTGAAAAGAgaaaaatcttaatttttttgaatGATGATATATGTAGTGCGATTCTGGATGTATCTTTCCAACACATGCTCAAGAGAGAAAAAGTAATTCACGGAATAGCATTTTCTTTAGGGCATTTGGAATTATGGAGTGATGACGTTGAGGACAAGGGGACTTTTGGCCAGTATCGTTCAAAGTTG GTTGGTCGCTTTATACAAGCCTCTTATAGCTGGATCTAA
- the LOC126592848 gene encoding protein HASTY 1-like isoform X1, which translates to MEESSNSVATNVAQAIAVALDWSSTPDARKAAVAFLESIKNGDVRILANTAFLLVKKDWSSEIRLHAFKMLQHLVRLRWDELSSTERRNFANITVGLMSDIASPSEEWALKSQTAALVAEMVRREGLNLWQELFPTLVSLSDKGPIHAELVSMMLRWLPEDITVHNEDLEGDRRRLLLRGLTQSLPEILPLLYTLLERHFGAALSEAGKQQFDLAKQHATTVTATLNAVNAYSEWAPLPDLAKSGIIHGCGFLLSSPDFRLHACEFFKLVSQRKRPIDDTSAPEFDSAMSNIFQVLMNVSKEFLYRSSPGAGVIDESDIEFAEYICESMVSLGSTNLQCIAGDSAVLPLYLQQMLGFFQHFKLALHFQSLNFWLALMRDLMSKTKAVAHSAGDGSDPVDIERRKILSFLNDDMCSTILDVSFQHMLKREKVIHGTAFSLGQLELWSDDVEDKGTFGQYRSKLLELIKLVALYKPLIAGSKVSERIDTIIKTLLLSPMPAQDLVVMESMQSALENVVSTIFDGSNEIAGGHSEVQLELCRMFEGLLQQLLSLKWTEPALVEVLGHYLDAMGSFLKYFPDAVGSVINKLFELLNSLPFVVKQDPSTSSARYARLQICTSFIRIAKTADTSVLPHMKAIADTMAYMKREGSLLRGEHNLLGEAFLVMASAAGIQQQQEVLAWLLEPLSQQWTQIEWQNNYLSEPLGLVRLCSETPVMWSVFHTITFFEKALKRSGTRKSQSNLQSNSTESSMPFHPMASHLSWMLPPLPKLFRALHSLWSPTVYQILPGEIKAAMTMSDVEQFSLLGEGNPKLPKGNIAFANGSHISASKEGYVEPNESDIRNWLKGIRDSGYNVLGLATTVGDSFYKCLDSQSVALALVENIYSMEFRHIRLLVHSVLIPLVKFCPVDLWEAWLEKLLLPLFQHSQQALSCSWSSLLHEGRAKVPDAHAILAGLDLKVEVIEEKLLRDLTREICSLLSVTASPQLNAGLPSLEHSGHVHRVDISSLKDLDAYASSSMVGFLLKHKGLALPALQICLEAFTWTDGEAMTKVSSFCSALIGLAVSTNSMELLQFVSKDLFSAIIQGLALESNAFISADLIGHCRDIYIHLCDRDPTPRQILLSLPFIKQHDLLAFEEALTKTSSPKEQKQHMKSMLVLATGNKLKALAVQKSVNVITNVSTRPRSTANTTETRADDGETVGLAAIL; encoded by the exons ATGGAAGAGAGCAGCAACAGCGTGGCTACCAACGTCGCCCAAGCCATTGCCGTAGCTCTCGACTGGAGCTCCACTCCCGACGCCCGCAAAGCAGCCGTTGCATTCCTCGAATCG ATTAAAAACGGAGATGTGCGAATTTTGGCAAACACTGCGTTTCTTCTGGTGAAGAAGGATTGGTCTTCCGAAATTCGGTTGCATGCGTTTAAAATGTTACAG CATTTGGTGCGATTGCGGTGGGACGAACTAAGCTCTACAGAGCGTAGAAACTTTGCAAATATCACTGTTGGTTTAATGTCTGATATTGCAAGTCCTAGTGAGGAGTGGGCATTAAAAAGTCAGACAGCAGCCCTTGTTGCCGAG ATGGTTAGAAGGGAAGGACTAAATCTATGGCAAGAACTGTTTCCAACTCTGGTTTCATTATCCGACAAGGGTCCTATTCAT GCTGAGTTAGTCTCCATGATGCTAAGGTGGCTTCCTGAAGATATTACTGTTCACAATGAAGATTTGGAAG GAGATCGGAGAAGGCTATTGCTGCGGGGGCTGACCCAATCTTTACCTGAGATTTTGCCTTTATTATACACT TTACTAGAGAGGCACTTCGGAGCTGCGTTGAGTGAAGCAGGTAAACAACAATTCGACCTTGCAAAGCAACATGCAACAACAGTAACAGCTACTTTGAATGCTGTTAATGCATACTCTGAATGGGCTCCATTGCCTGATCTTGCTAAATCTGGTATAATTCATGG GTGTGGTTTCTTACTTTCTTCACCTGACTTTCGTCTTCATGCTTGTGAGTTTTTCAAACTTGTTTCCCAAAG GAAGAGACCTATTGATGATACCTCTGCTCCTGAATTTGATTCTGCAATGAGTAATATCTTTCAAGTATTGATGAATGTCTCTAAAGAATTTTTGTACAGATCTAGCCCCGGTGCTGGGGTTATTGATGAAAGCGATATTGAGTTTGCGGAATATATATGTGAAAGTATGGTGTCTTTGGGTTCCACAAACTTGCAATGTATTGCTGGTGATAGCGCCGTGCTACCTCTTTATTTACAACAG ATGCTGGGGTTTTTCCAACATTTTAAGCTAGCTCTTCATTTTCAATCTCTCAACTTTTGGCTG GCACTAATGAGAGACTTGATGTCAAAGACAAAGGCTGTTGCTCACTCAGCTGGAGATGGTTCTGATCCAGTCGATATTGAAAGGAGAAAAATCTTAAGTTTTTTGAATGATGATATGTGTAGTACAATTCTGGATGTATCTTTCCAACACATGCTCAAGAGAGAAAAAGTAATTCACGGGACAGCATTTTCTTTAGGGCAATTGGAATTATGGAGTGATGATGTTGAGGACAAGGGGACTTTTGGCCAGTATCGTTCAAAGTTG TTAGAACTGATCAAGCTGGTTGCTTTGTACAAGCCTCTTATAGCTGGTTCTAAAGTTTCTGAAAGAATTGATACAATCATCAAAACCCTCTTGCTTTCTCCAATGCCTGCTCAG GACTTAGTTGTGATGGAAAGCATGCAGTCGGCTTTAGAAAATGTTGTAAGCACTATTTTCGATGGATCAAATGAAATTGCTGGGGGTCATTCTGAAGTTCAACTTGAACTATGCAGAATGTTTGAAG GTTTGCTTCAGCAGCTTCTTTCTTTGAAGTGGACTGAGCCAGCCCTTGTAGAAGTACTTGGGCACTACTTGGATGCAATGGGTTCATTTTTGAAGTATTTTCCAGATGCAGTGGGCAGTGTCATTAATAAATTATTTGAGCTCCTAAACTCGCTTCCTTTTGTTGTTAAG CAGGATCCATCCACAAGTAGTGCACGGTATGCAAGGTTGCAAATTTGTACATCGTTTATTCGTATAGCCAAAACTGCTGACACAAGTGTTCTGCCTCACATGAAG GCTATAGCCGACACCATGGCGTATATGAAAAGAGAAGGTTCTTTACTTCGTGGTGAACACAATCTTCTAGGTGAAGCGTTTCTTGTCATGGCTTCTGCTGCTGG AATTCAGCAGCAACAAGAAGTTCTGGCCTGGTTACTAGAACCTTTAAGCCAGCAATGGACACAAATTGAGTGGCAAAATAATTATCTATCTGAACCACTTGGTCTTGTTCGTTTGTGCTCCGAGACCCCAGTTATGTGGTCAGTTTTCCACACTATCACATTCTTTGAGAAGGCACTTAAGAGAAGTGGAACCAGAAAATCCCAGTCAAATCTACAAAGCAACTCAACAGAAAGTTCTATGCCCTTTCACCCTATGGCTTCTCATCTATCATGGATGCTGCCACCTCTTCCAAAA CTATTTCGTGCCTTACATTCCCTTTGGTCTCCAACTGTATACCAAATACTACCTGGAGAGATTAAAGCTGCAATGACCATGAGTGATGTTGAGCAATTCAGTCTTCTTGGTGAAGGAAACCCTAAATTGCCAAAGGGTAATATAGCCTTCGCCAATGGATCCCATATTAGTGCAAGTAAGGAAGGATATGTAGAGCCAAATGAATCAGACATACGAAATTGGTTGAAAGGTATTAGAGACAGTGG GTACAATGTATTGGGCCTGGCAACCACTGTTGGGGACTCATTTTACAAATGTTTGGATAGTCAATCTGTTGCCCTAGCCCTGGTGGAGAATATATATTCAATGGAATTCAGGCATATCCGGCTGCTTGTTCATTCAGTTTTGATTCCTTTGGTTAAATTTTGTCCTGTGGATTTGTGGGAGGCATGGTTGGAAAAGCTTTTGCTCCCATTattccaacactcccaacaggctCTTAGTTGCTCCTGGTCCAGTCTTCTACATGAAGGGAGAGCAAAGGTCCCAGATGCCCATGCCATACTTGCGGGGTTGGACTTAAAAGTGGAAGTAATAGAAGAAAAGCTACTTAGGGATCTAACTCGGGAGATTTGTTCACTCCTCTCTGTTACAGCTTCGCCACAGCTAAATGCTGGGCTTCCTTCCTTGGAGCATTCTGGGCATGTTCATCGTGTTGACATATCTTCGCTCAAAGATTTGGATGCATACGCATCAAGCTCCATGGTCGG TTTCCTTTTGAAGCACAAAGGTCTTGCCCTTCCAGCGCTGCAGATATGTTTAGAAGCTTTTACATGGACGGATGGTGAAGCTATGACAAAAGTTTCTTCCTTTTGTTCCGCTTTGATTGGTTTAGCGGTGTCGACAAATAGTATGGAGCTCCTGCAATTTGTTTCTAAGGATCTCTTTTCTGCAATTATCCAAGGTTTAGCCCTTGAGTCAAATGCTTTCATCAGTGCTGATTTGATTGGTCACTGTcgtgatatatatatacatcttTGTGATAGAGATCCAACTCCTAGGCAG ATTCTGCTCTCGCTCCCTTTTATCAAACAGCATGATTTGcttgcttttgaagaagctttgacAAAGACATCTAGTCCCAAAGAACAAAAGCAACATATGAAAAGCATGCTCGTATTAGCTACTGGTAACAAGTTAAAAGCGCTTGCTGTTCAGAAAAGCGTAAATGTCATAACAAATGTATCAA CGAGGCCTCGTAGCACAGCCAACACCACTGAAACCAGAGCGGACGATGGAGAGACTGTTGGACTGGCGGCCATATTGTGA